One Leucobacter muris DNA segment encodes these proteins:
- a CDS encoding SDR family NAD(P)-dependent oxidoreductase has translation MTRHTTRSALIVGATSVIAQHIARRWADGGATRFVLVGRSEERLERVAADLRVRGGSPEVAVVALDLLDPAAIERAVADAADHADPDTVLIAHGAMHEQQRMQRDLALAKDQLEATGVSPSLWLDAAIGLTRATRIAVIGSVAGDRGRASNFLYGSAKGMVERVAEGEQHRLHGSGRRVTLVKPEPTATPMTAPLQESGARLASAAAVAGIVARGIAAGRPVVYAPGLWRWIMLAVRLAPRWLFERTSL, from the coding sequence ATGACCAGGCACACCACCCGCTCGGCGCTCATCGTTGGCGCGACCTCGGTGATCGCGCAGCACATCGCGCGCCGCTGGGCCGATGGGGGCGCGACGCGCTTCGTGCTCGTGGGGCGCAGCGAGGAGCGGCTGGAACGCGTCGCCGCCGACCTGCGCGTGCGAGGCGGATCGCCCGAGGTGGCCGTCGTGGCCCTCGATCTGCTCGATCCGGCCGCGATCGAGCGCGCGGTCGCCGATGCGGCCGACCACGCCGATCCCGACACGGTGCTCATCGCTCACGGGGCCATGCACGAGCAGCAGCGCATGCAGCGGGATCTCGCGCTCGCGAAGGATCAGCTCGAGGCGACGGGGGTCTCGCCCTCGCTCTGGCTCGACGCGGCGATCGGCCTCACGAGGGCGACGCGGATCGCGGTGATCGGATCGGTGGCGGGGGATCGCGGCCGCGCCAGCAACTTCCTCTACGGGTCGGCGAAGGGCATGGTGGAGCGGGTCGCCGAGGGCGAGCAGCACCGCCTGCACGGATCGGGCCGCCGGGTGACGCTCGTGAAGCCGGAGCCGACGGCCACGCCGATGACGGCGCCGCTGCAGGAGTCGGGCGCGCGGCTCGCGAGCGCCGCCGCAGTCGCCGGCATCGTGGCGCGCGGCATCGCGGCGGGCAGGCCGGTCGTCTACGCGCCGGGCCTGTGGCGGTGGATCATGCTCGCGGTGCGCCTGGCGCCGCGGTGGCTGTTCGAGCGCACCTCGCTCTAG
- a CDS encoding FAD-binding oxidoreductase, which translates to MDLVSWGRRGRHPHRVVRPADPSRVADAIATGHPGLAVGLERSYGDSALNAGGTAWDLTALDAFIEFDDETGLLRCEAGVTLREIQRVFSRRGWMLAVTPGTQDVTVGGAIANDVHGKNHAAAGTFGCHVERLVLLRTDGERIVCGPHERSDWFAATVGGLGLTGVIVEATIRLERVAGPWLETRRVAFGSLSEYFSLVRETTEPLSVGWIDVVTGGGRRGIFTTAHPCSAAQTAAQAPPADERALTVPFTPPFSLVGRATLPALNKAYYWWQRAGVGTRVEHYRSYDYQLDAIRGWNRMYGPRGFYQYQSTIPWEGAEEATAEMLHRIARSGQGSFLGVLKTFGDTPSPGMLSFPAPGVCFALDFPDLGDRTLRLFAELDRIVSQVGGRLYPAKDARMPRELFEAGYPRLPEFLPFRDPGVESDLARRLIS; encoded by the coding sequence ATGGATCTGGTCTCCTGGGGTCGTCGCGGCCGTCATCCGCACCGTGTGGTGAGGCCGGCCGACCCGAGTCGCGTCGCCGATGCGATCGCGACCGGTCACCCGGGCCTCGCGGTCGGGCTCGAGCGCAGCTACGGCGATTCGGCCCTCAACGCGGGCGGGACGGCGTGGGACCTGACCGCGCTCGACGCGTTCATCGAGTTCGACGACGAGACGGGTCTGCTGCGCTGCGAGGCGGGGGTGACGCTGCGGGAGATCCAGCGGGTGTTCTCGCGCCGGGGCTGGATGCTCGCGGTGACACCGGGCACGCAGGATGTGACGGTCGGCGGCGCGATCGCCAACGACGTGCACGGCAAGAACCACGCGGCGGCGGGCACGTTCGGGTGCCACGTCGAGCGGCTCGTGCTGCTGCGCACTGACGGGGAGCGCATCGTCTGCGGGCCTCACGAGCGCAGCGACTGGTTCGCCGCGACGGTGGGCGGGCTCGGCCTCACGGGTGTGATCGTCGAAGCGACGATCCGCCTGGAGCGGGTGGCGGGGCCGTGGCTCGAGACGCGCCGGGTCGCGTTCGGCTCGCTGTCCGAGTACTTCTCGCTCGTGCGCGAGACCACCGAGCCGCTGTCGGTCGGCTGGATCGACGTGGTCACGGGCGGCGGCCGCCGCGGCATCTTCACGACGGCTCACCCGTGCTCGGCCGCGCAGACGGCCGCTCAGGCGCCGCCCGCCGACGAGCGCGCCCTGACGGTGCCGTTCACGCCGCCGTTCTCGCTCGTCGGGCGGGCGACGCTGCCCGCTCTCAACAAGGCCTACTACTGGTGGCAGCGCGCGGGCGTCGGCACGCGCGTCGAGCACTACCGCAGCTACGACTACCAGCTCGACGCGATCCGCGGTTGGAACCGCATGTACGGCCCGCGCGGCTTCTACCAGTACCAGAGCACGATCCCGTGGGAGGGCGCCGAGGAGGCGACGGCCGAGATGCTGCACCGCATCGCGCGCTCGGGACAGGGATCCTTCCTGGGGGTGCTCAAGACCTTCGGCGACACGCCCTCCCCGGGCATGCTGAGCTTCCCGGCGCCGGGCGTCTGCTTCGCCCTCGACTTCCCCGACCTGGGCGATCGCACCCTGCGGCTCTTCGCGGAACTCGACCGCATCGTGTCGCAGGTCGGTGGACGTCTGTATCCCGCGAAGGACGCCCGCATGCCGCGCGAGCTCTTCGAGGCGGGCTACCCGAGACTGCCCGAGTTCCTGCCGTTCCGGGATCCGGGCGTCGAATCCGATCTCGCCAGGAGGCTGATCTCATGA
- a CDS encoding GtrA family protein has translation MLVGTVVGLAVKYVLDRRYIFRYRAKSFSGTVRTLVMYTLFSVATTLVFWGFEFGFHWFFGTEAARYAGAVIGLAIGYAAKYQLDRRYTFVEREG, from the coding sequence GTGCTCGTGGGCACGGTGGTCGGACTCGCGGTGAAGTACGTGCTGGATCGCCGGTACATCTTCCGCTATCGGGCGAAGAGCTTCTCGGGCACCGTGCGCACGCTGGTGATGTACACGCTGTTCAGCGTGGCGACGACGCTCGTGTTCTGGGGCTTCGAGTTCGGCTTCCACTGGTTCTTCGGCACGGAGGCGGCTCGCTACGCGGGAGCGGTGATCGGCTTGGCGATCGGCTACGCGGCGAAGTATCAGCTGGACCGCCGTTACACTTTCGTCGAGAGGGAGGGGTAG
- a CDS encoding decaprenyl-phosphate phosphoribosyltransferase, translating to MRSLIQALRPRQWVKNLLVFAVPLAAARIFEPQVLLDTLIAFAVFCAASSSVYLVNDLLDRESDRLHPTKRFRAIASGRLSPGAAWTTAALLACASIAVPFAIHRPGFASIIIAYLALQLLYVFWAKHHEIVDVLSIAAGFCLRGVAGAAATGIAVTEWFMLVIAAGSLFVVAGKRFSELLSAKRNPDAHTRSTLLLYSESFLRFVWTLAGSALVLGYALWAFQIKSMNPTFTVLSAVPFLAIVLYYAADIDAGRAEGPEEVVFRDRRVQVAGLLRLVLFVLATAVPADPAGVFSLQ from the coding sequence ATGCGCTCTCTCATCCAGGCACTGCGTCCGCGGCAGTGGGTCAAGAACCTGCTCGTGTTCGCGGTGCCCCTCGCGGCAGCCCGAATCTTCGAACCGCAGGTGCTGCTCGACACGCTCATCGCCTTCGCCGTGTTCTGCGCCGCCTCGTCGTCGGTGTACCTCGTCAACGACCTGCTCGACCGCGAATCGGATCGGCTGCACCCCACGAAGCGCTTCCGCGCGATCGCGAGCGGCCGACTCTCGCCCGGCGCGGCGTGGACGACCGCCGCGCTGCTCGCGTGCGCCTCGATCGCCGTGCCGTTCGCGATCCACCGCCCCGGCTTCGCGTCGATCATCATCGCCTACCTGGCGCTGCAGCTGCTCTACGTGTTCTGGGCCAAGCACCACGAGATCGTCGACGTGCTCTCGATCGCGGCCGGCTTCTGCCTGCGGGGCGTGGCGGGCGCCGCCGCGACGGGCATCGCCGTCACCGAGTGGTTCATGCTCGTCATCGCGGCGGGATCGCTGTTCGTCGTCGCCGGCAAGCGGTTCTCGGAGCTGCTCTCGGCGAAGCGCAACCCCGACGCGCACACCCGCTCCACGCTGCTGCTCTACTCGGAGTCGTTCCTGCGCTTCGTGTGGACCCTCGCAGGCAGCGCGCTCGTGCTCGGCTATGCGCTGTGGGCGTTCCAGATCAAGTCGATGAACCCCACGTTCACCGTGCTCTCCGCGGTGCCGTTCCTCGCGATCGTGCTCTACTACGCCGCCGACATCGACGCGGGCCGCGCCGAGGGGCCCGAGGAGGTGGTGTTCCGCGACCGGCGCGTGCAGGTGGCGGGGCTGCTGCGGCTCGTGCTGTTCGTGCTCGCCACCGCCGTGCCGGCCGACCCAGCGGGCGTCTTCTCGCTCCAGTGA